Proteins encoded within one genomic window of Nitrospina gracilis 3/211:
- a CDS encoding thioredoxin domain-containing protein: MTEHKYTNKLIHEKSPYLLQHAHNPVDWHPWGPEAFELAKKANKPLLVSIGYATCHWCHVMERESFEDPEIAEYLNAHFVPIKVDREERPDVDSIYMKSVQAFGQQGGWPLNVFVTPDGVPFYGGTYYPSVGRYGLPSFLEVLTFLDKTWREEPEKVEKQSTALINYLKDVSKQEQNTEGTVDDLGFHGENKTREFYTQSYDRLHHGFLFQQQNKFPPSMGLSLLLRHHHRTGDALSLEMVENTLRAMKQGGIYDQIGGGLARYSTDHQWLVPHFEKMLYDNGLFVTALIETYQVTGKREFADYANDVLQYIDRDMTSAEGAFYSAEDADSEGVEGKFYVWTQEEIEKVLGRETASIAIPYYNVLPNGNWEGKNILHVKRPPEQIAKDLGLPLDHVEAKIAEAREKLLAVRSQRIRPLLDDKILTSWNGLMIRAMAQVGRVLDDADRIAKAEKALHFIWNNLRTPEGKLLRRWREGEARYDGYLCDYTSIALACCDLYEATYNPDYINKAEALMKTVEEKFGNQGAYYETASDAEELIVRQVSGYDGVEPSGNSSAAMALLKLAALTQNVDYERRAEKIFLAFSDEVTEYGINSSFMMQALHLYLGGCKQVAVRGVNSDKGLDAFWPLMRRRFFPNAVFAFSLDGDADAQRVPLLAGKESLQGKTTAYVCQHGSCLPPVTQVTELKNLVDDYRQVRD; this comes from the coding sequence ATGACTGAACACAAATACACCAACAAACTGATTCACGAAAAAAGCCCGTACCTCCTGCAGCACGCACACAACCCGGTGGACTGGCACCCATGGGGACCGGAGGCGTTCGAGCTGGCGAAGAAAGCCAACAAGCCTCTTCTGGTCAGCATCGGCTACGCCACCTGCCACTGGTGCCACGTGATGGAACGGGAATCTTTCGAGGACCCGGAAATCGCGGAATACCTGAACGCGCATTTCGTGCCGATCAAAGTGGACCGTGAAGAGCGCCCGGATGTGGACAGCATTTACATGAAATCCGTGCAGGCCTTCGGTCAGCAGGGTGGCTGGCCGCTGAACGTGTTCGTCACGCCGGACGGCGTCCCGTTTTACGGCGGCACGTACTATCCGTCCGTCGGGCGCTACGGCCTGCCCTCGTTTCTGGAAGTCCTGACCTTTCTCGACAAGACCTGGCGAGAGGAACCGGAGAAGGTCGAGAAGCAGAGCACCGCCCTCATCAATTATCTTAAGGACGTTTCCAAACAGGAGCAGAACACCGAAGGCACGGTGGACGACTTGGGCTTTCACGGCGAGAACAAAACCCGCGAGTTCTACACGCAGTCCTACGACCGGCTCCATCACGGCTTCCTGTTCCAGCAACAGAACAAGTTTCCGCCCTCGATGGGCCTGTCGCTGCTGTTGCGTCACCACCACCGCACCGGCGACGCGCTGAGCCTGGAGATGGTGGAAAACACCCTGCGCGCCATGAAGCAAGGCGGCATCTACGACCAGATCGGCGGCGGCCTCGCCCGCTACAGCACCGATCACCAGTGGCTGGTGCCGCATTTCGAAAAGATGCTGTATGACAACGGGCTGTTCGTCACCGCGCTCATCGAAACCTACCAGGTGACCGGCAAGCGCGAGTTCGCCGACTACGCCAACGACGTGTTGCAGTATATCGACCGCGACATGACCTCCGCGGAAGGAGCGTTTTACAGCGCGGAGGATGCGGACAGCGAAGGCGTCGAAGGCAAGTTCTACGTGTGGACGCAGGAGGAAATCGAAAAGGTGCTGGGCCGCGAGACCGCGAGCATCGCCATCCCCTATTACAATGTCCTGCCCAACGGCAACTGGGAAGGCAAAAACATCCTGCACGTCAAACGCCCGCCGGAGCAGATCGCCAAAGACCTCGGCCTGCCGCTGGACCATGTTGAGGCCAAAATCGCCGAGGCGCGGGAAAAACTGCTGGCGGTGCGAAGCCAGCGCATCCGGCCGCTCCTCGACGACAAGATCTTAACGTCGTGGAACGGACTCATGATCCGCGCCATGGCGCAGGTCGGGCGGGTGCTGGACGACGCCGACCGCATCGCAAAGGCCGAGAAGGCGCTCCACTTCATCTGGAACAATCTGCGCACGCCGGAGGGCAAACTGCTGCGCCGCTGGCGCGAGGGCGAGGCGCGTTACGACGGCTACCTGTGCGACTACACTTCCATCGCGCTGGCCTGCTGTGACCTGTATGAAGCCACGTACAATCCGGATTACATCAACAAGGCCGAGGCCTTGATGAAAACGGTGGAAGAAAAATTCGGCAACCAGGGCGCGTATTACGAAACCGCGAGCGACGCGGAAGAACTGATCGTGCGCCAGGTGTCGGGCTACGACGGCGTCGAGCCTTCCGGCAACAGCAGTGCCGCCATGGCGTTGCTGAAACTCGCCGCGCTGACTCAGAACGTGGACTACGAACGCCGCGCCGAAAAAATCTTCCTCGCCTTTTCCGACGAAGTCACCGAATACGGCATCAACTCCTCGTTCATGATGCAGGCCCTGCACCTGTACCTGGGCGGCTGCAAACAGGTGGCGGTGCGCGGGGTGAACTCGGACAAGGGGCTCGATGCCTTCTGGCCGCTCATGCGCCGGCGGTTTTTCCCCAACGCGGTGTTCGCTTTCTCGCTGGACGGCGACGCCGACGCCCAGCGGGTGCCGCTTCTGGCGGGGAAGGAATCCCTGCAGGGCAAAACCACCGCCTACGTTTGCCAGCACGGCTCCTGCCTGCCGCCGGTCACGCAAGTAACGGAACTCAAAAACCTTGTGGACGATTACCGGCAGGTGCGCGATTGA
- the trxA gene encoding thioredoxin: MAGGKVVTVSDDEFDRSILQSDKPAVIDFWAEWCQPCKMLAPTVEELAGEYDGKVVVGKLNVDDNPQTATKYGIRGIPTLLFFKDGQVVQQLVGVKSKAEIQKVIDETLA, encoded by the coding sequence ATGGCAGGCGGAAAAGTTGTTACGGTTTCGGATGACGAATTCGACCGTTCCATCCTTCAGTCGGACAAACCGGCTGTGATCGATTTCTGGGCGGAGTGGTGTCAGCCCTGCAAAATGCTGGCGCCCACGGTGGAAGAGCTGGCTGGTGAGTACGACGGGAAGGTTGTGGTTGGTAAACTGAATGTGGATGACAACCCGCAAACAGCGACCAAATACGGCATCCGCGGCATTCCCACGCTGTTGTTCTTCAAGGATGGACAGGTGGTTCAGCAGTTGGTTGGAGTGAAGTCCAAAGCCGAAATTCAAAAAGTGATCGACGAAACCCTGGCCTGA
- the aroA gene encoding 3-phosphoshikimate 1-carboxyvinyltransferase — protein MIEIKPIKAARGTVEAPSSKSYTNRAFLLAALAEGTVRLERPLFSDDTRYMRRALEQFGVTCHEEKEAVTVNGTSGALRTPKDEIFVGNAGTTMRFLTTFSTLAPGQTRLTGDERMQERPIEDLLQALRQMGIRAESVRNNQCPPLLIEGGSPRGGTLSLPGDKSSQYLTSILICAPYFQNDTLIEIEGELTSKPYVDITLDIMKTFGVNVRNESYRRFHIAAGQHYQAQTYRVEGDASSASYFFAAAAVTGGAVTVTHLNPKSVQGDIQFPRVLERMGCEVEIGDEKITVTGKPLRGITINMNNMPDVVQTLAVVALFAEGKTTVTGIANLRIKETDRIQALETELTQLGAQVEAGDDFLSIEPGELKPAAIETYNDHRMAMSFAVAGLRIPGIRIKNPKCVDKSFPDFFERFQNFYD, from the coding sequence TTGATTGAAATCAAACCGATCAAAGCGGCCCGCGGAACCGTAGAGGCTCCCTCGTCGAAAAGCTACACCAACAGGGCTTTTCTGCTGGCCGCGCTGGCAGAGGGTACGGTGCGCCTGGAGCGTCCCTTGTTCAGCGACGACACGCGTTACATGAGGCGCGCTCTGGAGCAGTTCGGCGTCACCTGCCACGAGGAAAAAGAGGCCGTGACGGTGAACGGCACAAGCGGTGCCTTGCGTACGCCGAAAGATGAAATTTTTGTCGGAAATGCGGGCACCACCATGCGTTTTTTGACGACCTTCTCCACGCTCGCACCGGGGCAAACACGCCTCACCGGGGACGAACGCATGCAGGAACGTCCCATTGAAGATCTTCTTCAAGCTTTAAGGCAAATGGGAATTCGCGCCGAATCCGTGCGCAACAACCAGTGCCCGCCGCTTCTCATTGAAGGAGGGTCACCGCGTGGCGGCACGTTGTCCCTACCCGGAGACAAGAGCAGTCAGTACCTGACGTCGATCCTCATCTGCGCCCCCTATTTCCAGAACGACACCCTGATCGAGATTGAAGGCGAGCTGACCTCCAAGCCGTACGTGGACATCACCCTCGACATCATGAAGACCTTCGGCGTGAATGTGCGCAATGAGTCGTATCGACGCTTCCACATTGCGGCGGGTCAGCACTACCAGGCACAGACCTACCGGGTGGAGGGCGACGCCTCCAGCGCGTCCTATTTCTTTGCCGCGGCGGCGGTTACGGGGGGTGCGGTGACCGTCACCCACCTCAATCCCAAGAGCGTGCAGGGCGACATCCAGTTCCCCCGCGTGCTGGAACGGATGGGGTGTGAAGTGGAGATCGGCGATGAAAAAATCACTGTCACGGGGAAACCTCTTCGCGGAATCACCATCAATATGAATAACATGCCCGACGTGGTGCAGACCCTGGCGGTGGTGGCGCTGTTCGCCGAAGGCAAAACCACCGTCACCGGCATCGCCAACCTGCGCATCAAGGAAACCGACCGCATCCAGGCGTTGGAGACGGAACTGACGCAGCTGGGCGCACAGGTCGAGGCCGGCGACGATTTTCTCTCCATCGAACCCGGAGAGTTGAAACCGGCGGCCATTGAAACCTACAACGACCACCGGATGGCGATGAGCTTCGCCGTCGCCGGACTCCGCATCCCCGGCATCCGGATCAAGAACCCGAAATGCGTGGACAAATCGTTTCCCGATTTTTTCGAACGCTTCCAGAATTTTTATGACTGA
- the bioB gene encoding biotin synthase BioB yields the protein MRTAFIDTLIDNVLSGKGITRKDALELESLTREELDYLFEGTNRIRDHFKGNAVKICSIVNAKSGRCPEDCGFCAQSSKFETESPEYGLMDVDQIVANAKKAEAFGSNEFSIVVSGTAMTDPKEMATLKEALRRIKAETRLETCCSLGLMSKEHLQELKDAGLDRVHHNLETARSHFENIVSTHTYEDEVTAVRNAQEVGLPVCVGGIFGMGETFAQRVELAFDIEGLKTQSFPINFLKPLEGTAMEGMEVLDEYDALRTIALLRLVMPEMDLFVCGGREEVFTNHQEKLFAAGANGILGGDYLTTKGQDPKRDMEMIERLGLQPVLETEGARP from the coding sequence ATGAGAACAGCATTCATCGATACATTGATAGATAACGTGTTGTCCGGCAAGGGCATCACCCGAAAAGACGCGCTGGAGCTGGAAAGCCTGACCCGCGAGGAGCTGGATTACCTGTTTGAAGGCACCAACCGCATCCGCGACCATTTCAAAGGCAATGCGGTCAAGATTTGCTCCATCGTCAACGCCAAGTCAGGCCGCTGTCCGGAAGATTGCGGCTTCTGCGCCCAGTCCTCGAAATTCGAGACCGAGTCGCCGGAATATGGCCTGATGGACGTCGACCAGATCGTCGCCAACGCGAAGAAAGCCGAAGCTTTCGGCTCCAACGAGTTTTCCATCGTCGTCTCCGGCACGGCGATGACCGATCCCAAGGAAATGGCCACCCTCAAGGAAGCGCTTCGACGCATCAAGGCGGAAACGCGCCTCGAGACCTGCTGTTCGCTGGGGCTCATGAGCAAGGAACACCTGCAGGAGTTGAAGGACGCAGGACTCGACCGCGTGCACCACAACCTGGAGACGGCGCGCAGTCATTTCGAAAACATCGTGAGCACGCACACCTATGAAGATGAAGTCACCGCCGTGCGCAACGCACAGGAAGTGGGATTGCCGGTCTGTGTCGGCGGCATCTTCGGCATGGGCGAGACGTTCGCCCAGCGCGTGGAACTGGCGTTCGACATTGAGGGGCTCAAAACGCAGTCGTTCCCGATCAATTTCCTGAAACCGCTGGAAGGCACGGCGATGGAAGGTATGGAGGTTTTGGACGAGTACGACGCGCTCCGCACCATCGCGCTCCTGAGACTCGTCATGCCGGAGATGGACCTGTTCGTCTGCGGCGGTCGCGAGGAAGTGTTCACCAATCACCAGGAAAAACTGTTCGCCGCCGGCGCCAATGGCATTCTGGGAGGCGACTACCTCACCACCAAGGGGCAGGACCCGAAACGCGACATGGAAATGATCGAGCGACTCGGCCTGCAACCGGTCCTGGAAACAGAAGGGGCCCGTCCCTGA